GCGAGGCCTGCCTGGTGGCCCACGACTACACCGTCCACGGCGGCTCCGTCGGCGGTGCCGGCGACCGCAAGATGCGGCGGCTGCTTTACTGGGCGGCCGACCGCGGCCTGCCGCTGGTGATGCTGCTGGAGGGCGGCGGGCACCGCATCCAGGACGGCATGAACTCGGCCCATTTCGCCGCCGCCTCGCCGGTCTTCAACGACCTGGCCCGGCTATCGGGCTGGGTGCCGAACGTCGCCGCCATCATGGGCCAGGGCTTCGCCGGCCCCACCAACTTTGCCGCACTGGCCGATTTCGTGGTCATGATCCGGGGCAAATCGACCATGGGCATGGCCGGCCCGGCCCTGGTCAAGGCCGGCACGGGCGAGGAAATTTCCAAGGAAGACCTCGGCGGCGCCAAGCGCCAGGCCGACCAGCAGGGCATCGCCGATCTGGCCGTCGAGACGGAAGAGGAGTGCTACGCGGCGATCCGGAATTTTCTTTCCTACCTGCCGCAAAACGCCACCCAGCCGCCGCCCATCCGCTCTTGCGACGACCCGGCGGAGCGCCGCGACGAGATTCTCCTCGACCTGGTTCCGGCCGACAGCCGCAAGGTCTACGACGTGCGCAAGGTGATCGAGGTCATCGCCGACAGGGACAGCGTCTTCGAGATCAAACCCAAATACGCCCGCAACATCGTCACCTGCTTCGCCCGGCTGGCCGGCCGGCCGGTGGGATTCGTGGCCAACCAGCCCCTGCGCAAGGGCGGAATCTTGGACTCACCGGCGTCGGAGAAAGTGGCGCACTTCATAGCCGTATGCGACGCCTTCGGCCTGCCGCTGGTGTCGCTGATCGACATTCCGGGCTTCGCCATCGGCTCGCCGGCCGAACTCAGCGGGCTCGGCCGGCGCAGCGGACGGCTGATGTTCGAGATGGGCATCGCCACGGTGCCGCTGGTCTCGATCGTGCTGCGCAAGGGCTACGGTGGCGGCTATTACGCCATGGCCGGCGGCCGGGCCTTCGACGCCGATGCCGCCTTCGCCTGGCCCACGGCCGAGATCTGCGCCATGTCGATAGAGGGCGCGGTGGACGTGGCCTACAAGCGCGACTACCAGGCCGCCGCCGACCCCGCCGCCGCCCGCCAGGCCATGATCGAGCGCATCAAAAGCCAGACCGGCGCCACCCTGGCGGCCCGCGATTTCGGCATCGACCAGGTCATCGATCCCCGCGACACGCGCCGCATCTTGATCGAAACCTTCGCATCGTGCCCGCCGCGGCGGCGCGACTCGGGCCCGCCGCGAGTGCGGCCGATTTCGCCGATTTAGGGGCGCGGCCCCCATTTTTGTCATTCTCGCGAAAGCGGGAACCCAGGTTTTGTGCCGTTTATTGCCATCTTCCGCCCACCGCTACCGGGA
The sequence above is drawn from the Alphaproteobacteria bacterium genome and encodes:
- a CDS encoding carboxyl transferase domain-containing protein; amino-acid sequence: MSEPSSRDLLEKIEAARAQVMDEARPEAVAKRRSQGLATARERIAGLVDAGSFREIGSLVEPDRDNELNRDLVAPADGAITGRGMLEGREACLVAHDYTVHGGSVGGAGDRKMRRLLYWAADRGLPLVMLLEGGGHRIQDGMNSAHFAAASPVFNDLARLSGWVPNVAAIMGQGFAGPTNFAALADFVVMIRGKSTMGMAGPALVKAGTGEEISKEDLGGAKRQADQQGIADLAVETEEECYAAIRNFLSYLPQNATQPPPIRSCDDPAERRDEILLDLVPADSRKVYDVRKVIEVIADRDSVFEIKPKYARNIVTCFARLAGRPVGFVANQPLRKGGILDSPASEKVAHFIAVCDAFGLPLVSLIDIPGFAIGSPAELSGLGRRSGRLMFEMGIATVPLVSIVLRKGYGGGYYAMAGGRAFDADAAFAWPTAEICAMSIEGAVDVAYKRDYQAAADPAAARQAMIERIKSQTGATLAARDFGIDQVIDPRDTRRILIETFASCPPRRRDSGPPRVRPISPI